A window from Lachnoanaerobaculum umeaense encodes these proteins:
- a CDS encoding NAD(+) synthase — protein sequence MKDGFIRVSSVSPDIKVGDVEFNKESIKKAIEKEWENKSGIIVFPELCLTAYTCNDLFFQDILIREAKKALKEIVDFTKGHKSLVFIGLPWDYSGKLYNVVAAISNGELLGLINKINLPNYGEFYEERYFNRGFENPVWVELFDDVIPMGSKILFHCSNIPELVIAGEVCEDLWVANPPSIAHALAGANVIINASASNDIVGKKSYRDSLISNHSKRLICSYIYANAGEGESTQDLVFGGQGIIAENGKILAESTRFKNEAVRIEIDVNRLNMERRKQTTFKIDDDSDYYKKDYFKMEFELENEEFELIRTFDPKPFVPDDISKRKERCEEILTIQALGLKKRMLHTGAKNVILGISGGLDSTLALLVCAKTYEMLGFDKSGIKAITMPGFGTTDRTYNNACELTKSFGATLEEISIVESIKRHFLDIKHDITVKNITYENAQARERTQILMDIANRDNGLVVGTGDLSELVLGWATYNGDHMSMYGVNASIPKTLVRHLVNYYADTTEDKRIANILYDILDTPVSPELLPPENGKIVQKTEDLVGPYELHDFFLYNALRFGFMPSKIYMMAKRAFKDQYDAETIAKWLNVFYSRFFAQQFKRSALPDGPKVGSIAISPRGDLRMPSDASRALWLKDLENINI from the coding sequence ATGAAAGACGGTTTTATAAGAGTTTCAAGTGTGTCACCTGATATTAAGGTAGGTGATGTAGAGTTTAATAAGGAAAGTATAAAAAAAGCTATAGAAAAGGAATGGGAAAACAAGAGTGGTATAATAGTTTTTCCTGAGCTTTGTTTGACGGCATATACATGTAATGACTTGTTTTTTCAAGATATACTCATTAGAGAGGCTAAGAAGGCTCTAAAAGAGATAGTTGATTTTACAAAGGGACATAAATCACTTGTATTTATAGGTTTGCCTTGGGATTATAGTGGAAAATTGTATAATGTAGTGGCAGCAATATCAAATGGAGAACTTCTTGGACTTATAAATAAGATTAATTTGCCAAACTATGGAGAATTTTACGAGGAGAGATATTTTAACAGAGGATTTGAGAATCCTGTGTGGGTAGAATTATTTGACGATGTAATTCCTATGGGATCAAAAATATTATTCCATTGCTCAAATATTCCGGAACTTGTTATAGCAGGTGAAGTATGTGAAGATCTTTGGGTTGCGAATCCCCCAAGTATAGCACATGCACTTGCAGGTGCAAATGTTATTATCAATGCTTCCGCATCAAATGATATAGTTGGTAAAAAGTCATATAGAGACAGTTTGATAAGCAATCATTCAAAGAGGCTTATATGTAGTTATATCTATGCAAATGCCGGTGAAGGTGAGTCAACTCAAGATTTGGTATTCGGAGGACAAGGAATAATAGCAGAAAATGGTAAGATTTTGGCGGAAAGTACCAGATTTAAAAATGAGGCTGTAAGGATAGAGATAGATGTAAATCGACTCAATATGGAACGAAGAAAACAGACCACATTCAAAATAGATGATGACTCTGATTATTATAAAAAAGATTATTTTAAAATGGAGTTTGAGCTTGAGAATGAAGAATTTGAGCTGATAAGGACATTTGATCCAAAACCATTTGTACCGGATGATATATCAAAGAGAAAGGAAAGATGTGAGGAAATTCTTACAATACAGGCACTTGGATTGAAAAAGAGAATGCTGCATACAGGAGCAAAGAATGTCATTCTTGGAATCTCAGGAGGTCTTGATTCAACTTTGGCACTGCTTGTATGTGCAAAGACATATGAGATGTTAGGATTTGATAAAAGTGGTATAAAGGCTATTACAATGCCGGGCTTTGGAACTACAGACAGAACCTATAATAATGCTTGTGAACTTACAAAGAGTTTTGGTGCTACACTTGAAGAGATTTCTATAGTAGAGTCTATAAAGAGGCATTTTTTGGATATCAAGCATGATATAACTGTAAAGAATATTACATATGAGAATGCACAGGCAAGAGAGAGGACACAGATCCTTATGGATATTGCCAACAGAGACAATGGTCTGGTGGTAGGTACCGGTGATTTATCAGAGCTGGTACTTGGATGGGCAACCTATAATGGTGATCATATGTCGATGTATGGTGTCAATGCATCTATTCCAAAAACATTGGTGAGACATCTGGTTAACTATTATGCAGATACTACTGAGGATAAGAGGATAGCGAATATATTGTATGATATTTTGGATACACCGGTTTCACCTGAACTTTTACCGCCGGAGAATGGTAAGATAGTACAAAAGACAGAGGACTTGGTAGGACCTTATGAGTTACATGATTTCTTTTTATACAATGCACTGCGTTTTGGCTTTATGCCTTCTAAGATATATATGATGGCAAAAAGGGCATTTAAAGATCAGTATGATGCTGAAACAATAGCTAAATGGTTAAATGTGTTCTATTCAAGATTTTTTGCACAGCAGTTTAAAAGATCTGCATTGCCTGACGGTCCGAAAGTTGGAAGTATAGCAATATCTCCAAGGGGAGATCTTAGAATGCCAAGTGATGCCAGCAGAGCATTGTGGCTAAAGGATTTGGAAAATATAAATATCTGA
- a CDS encoding HD domain-containing protein, giving the protein MIEKAVEFAIKAHEGQVRKGSTVPYINHPLEVCTIVSLMTDDEEVRVAALLHDTVEDTSVTIEEIKRNFGERVASMVAKESEDKSKSWIERKMNTLDTLINEPIEVKMIALGDKLSNIRNSARDYLSLGDEFLLRFNEKDKVKQGKYYYGILEALKDLKDNVFYKEYEGLCNFVFGDVKEKI; this is encoded by the coding sequence ATGATAGAAAAAGCAGTAGAATTTGCAATAAAGGCACATGAAGGTCAAGTTAGAAAAGGTAGCACAGTACCATATATCAATCATCCTCTTGAGGTATGCACTATAGTATCTCTCATGACTGATGATGAAGAGGTAAGAGTAGCAGCCTTACTGCATGATACTGTAGAGGATACGTCTGTAACTATAGAGGAAATCAAGAGAAATTTTGGTGAGAGGGTTGCATCTATGGTAGCAAAAGAATCAGAGGATAAGTCAAAGTCATGGATTGAAAGGAAGATGAATACATTAGATACTTTGATAAATGAACCGATAGAGGTTAAGATGATAGCTTTAGGAGATAAATTGTCGAATATCAGAAATTCTGCAAGAGATTATCTAAGCTTGGGAGATGAGTTTTTATTAAGGTTCAATGAAAAAGACAAGGTAAAGCAAGGGAAGTACTACTATGGAATTTTGGAGGCATTGAAAGACTTGAAAGATAATGTGTTTTACAAGGAATATGAAGGACTTTGTAATTTTGTTTTTGGAGATGTGAAAGAGAAAATATGA
- a CDS encoding tRNA (cytidine(34)-2'-O)-methyltransferase produces MNIVLLEPEIPANTGNIGRSCVATNTRLHLIEPLGFRINEKQIKRAGMDYWDKLDINIYSDLEDFYEKNLAAKEHMYFATTKAHHTYKEAKYNPDDYIMFGKESAGIPEEILSDNEDKCIRIPMWGDIRSLNLSNSVAIILYEALSQNGFEKMQLTGELHRLTYK; encoded by the coding sequence ATGAATATAGTTTTACTTGAGCCTGAGATACCTGCAAATACCGGTAATATTGGTAGAAGCTGCGTTGCGACAAATACAAGACTACATCTTATCGAACCTCTAGGTTTTAGAATCAATGAAAAGCAGATAAAGCGTGCAGGTATGGACTACTGGGATAAGTTGGATATTAATATATATTCAGATCTTGAAGATTTTTATGAAAAAAATCTTGCGGCAAAGGAGCATATGTATTTTGCTACTACTAAGGCACATCATACCTATAAGGAAGCTAAGTATAATCCTGATGATTATATAATGTTTGGAAAGGAAAGTGCCGGTATACCTGAGGAGATTCTTTCAGATAATGAGGATAAATGTATCAGAATACCTATGTGGGGAGATATCAGAAGTTTGAATTTATCAAATTCGGTAGCTATTATTCTATATGAAGCATTATCGCAAAACGGATTTGAGAAGATGCAACTGACAGGAGAATTACATAGACTGACATATAAATAA
- a CDS encoding aminotransferase class I/II-fold pyridoxal phosphate-dependent enzyme translates to MRDPISKKIKSIKPSGIRKFFDIVNTMEDAISLGVGEPDFDTPYFIRDAGIYSLEKGKTFYTSNSGLMELREEIRKYLIRKLNVEYDPKDEMIITVGGSEGIDIALRAMIDSDDEVLIPQPSYVSYEPCTILAGGNPVIIDLKAEDGFKLKADQILEKITDKTKILILPFPNNPTGSILNIDELKDIAKVCIEKDLYVISDEIYCELTYEGEHASIVQIEGMKERTILINGFSKSYAMTGWRLGYATGPKEIIAQMTKIHQYAIMCAPTTSQYAAVEALIHGDIEVAKMRESYNQRRRYLLHRFEELGMTCFEPQGAFYVFPSIKKFNMTSEEFATKLLEEQKIAIVPGTAFGDSGEGYVRVSYAYSMERLKEAISRIEKFVRSLS, encoded by the coding sequence ATGAGAGACCCGATATCAAAAAAAATAAAATCAATAAAACCTTCAGGTATCAGAAAGTTTTTTGATATAGTAAATACTATGGAGGATGCTATATCCTTAGGTGTGGGTGAGCCTGATTTTGATACGCCATATTTTATAAGGGATGCAGGTATATATTCTCTAGAAAAGGGAAAGACTTTCTACACATCAAACTCAGGTTTGATGGAGCTTAGAGAAGAAATCAGAAAATATCTCATTAGAAAACTTAATGTAGAGTATGACCCAAAAGATGAAATGATTATTACAGTGGGAGGATCTGAGGGTATTGATATAGCCCTTAGAGCAATGATTGATAGTGATGATGAAGTGCTGATACCACAGCCTTCATATGTATCCTATGAGCCTTGTACAATACTTGCAGGCGGAAATCCGGTAATAATAGATTTAAAAGCAGAGGATGGCTTTAAATTAAAGGCAGATCAGATTCTTGAAAAGATTACTGATAAAACAAAAATACTTATTTTACCTTTTCCCAACAATCCTACCGGTTCTATATTAAATATAGATGAATTAAAAGACATAGCTAAAGTATGTATAGAGAAGGATTTATATGTGATTTCTGATGAGATATACTGTGAGCTTACATATGAGGGAGAGCATGCCTCAATAGTACAAATAGAGGGTATGAAGGAAAGAACTATTTTGATAAACGGTTTTTCAAAATCATATGCTATGACAGGTTGGAGACTTGGGTATGCCACAGGTCCAAAGGAAATAATTGCTCAGATGACAAAAATTCACCAGTACGCTATAATGTGTGCTCCTACTACAAGTCAATATGCAGCAGTGGAAGCACTGATACATGGTGATATAGAGGTAGCAAAAATGAGAGAATCTTACAACCAAAGAAGAAGATACTTGCTGCACCGATTCGAAGAGCTTGGTATGACCTGTTTCGAACCACAAGGTGCGTTTTATGTATTTCCAAGTATAAAAAAATTCAATATGACATCAGAAGAATTTGCAACAAAACTTTTGGAAGAACAAAAGATTGCCATAGTACCGGGAACAGCTTTTGGCGATAGCGGAGAGGGATATGTAAGAGTATCGTATGCTTACTCCATGGAGAGACTTAAGGAAGCAATTTCAAGAATTGAAAAATTTGTAAGGAGTCTTTCATGA
- a CDS encoding Lrp/AsnC family transcriptional regulator encodes MREKILSIIEKNSRIDIVELAILLGEDEVAVANEIANMEKEGVICGYHTLINWEKTANEKVNALIEVRVTPQRGMGFDNIAERIYQFSEVSAIYLMSGAFDFTVFIEGRTMREVAQFVSDKLAPMDSVLSTATHFVLKKYKDHGTILSAKKKDERQLITP; translated from the coding sequence ATGAGAGAGAAAATACTGTCAATAATTGAGAAAAATTCTAGAATTGATATTGTAGAACTTGCTATTTTATTGGGTGAAGATGAAGTAGCTGTTGCAAATGAGATTGCAAATATGGAAAAGGAAGGTGTGATATGTGGTTATCATACTTTGATAAATTGGGAAAAAACAGCTAATGAAAAGGTTAATGCACTTATTGAGGTAAGAGTTACTCCACAAAGGGGAATGGGTTTTGATAATATTGCGGAAAGAATTTATCAGTTTTCAGAAGTCAGTGCAATATATTTGATGAGTGGAGCATTTGACTTTACAGTATTTATTGAGGGCAGAACCATGAGAGAGGTTGCACAATTTGTCTCAGATAAGTTGGCACCTATGGATTCCGTACTTTCAACTGCAACACATTTTGTATTGAAGAAATATAAAGACCATGGAACAATATTATCTGCAAAGAAAAAAGATGAGAGGCAGCTGATAACACCATGA
- a CDS encoding AIR synthase-related protein — MKKYIVFCGYAGLKGTLRLIREYYDDLSRYFNKIYLESILEHIENRGYYGRYLSPISNDRSIKGPVDINSIFAGFSDRISDVKEGGILKSIYTLAKSLGCGFEIEIKKITAIQICIEICEYFGLNIYRLLSEGKLIITEDPISVCKFLDENGVAAQIIGHLSDTPDKIIVDKEAIEYVNRPTDDEIFKVIKDERENTVNN; from the coding sequence ATGAAAAAATATATAGTATTTTGTGGATATGCAGGATTAAAGGGTACTCTTAGATTAATAAGAGAATACTATGATGATTTAAGTAGGTATTTTAATAAGATATATTTAGAGAGTATATTAGAGCATATTGAAAATAGAGGTTATTATGGGAGATATTTATCTCCCATATCTAATGATAGATCAATTAAAGGGCCTGTAGATATAAATAGTATATTTGCAGGCTTTAGTGATAGAATATCGGATGTAAAAGAGGGAGGTATATTAAAGTCAATATATACACTTGCCAAATCCTTAGGTTGCGGTTTCGAAATAGAGATAAAAAAAATAACTGCAATTCAGATTTGTATTGAAATTTGTGAGTATTTTGGACTTAATATATATAGACTTTTAAGTGAAGGAAAACTTATTATAACTGAAGATCCTATATCAGTTTGTAAATTTTTAGATGAAAATGGGGTCGCTGCACAGATAATAGGTCATCTAAGTGATACTCCGGATAAAATAATAGTTGATAAAGAGGCTATTGAGTATGTGAATAGGCCTACAGATGATGAAATTTTTAAGGTGATAAAAGATGAGAGAGAAAATACTGTCAATAATTGA
- a CDS encoding VanW family protein, which translates to MKKNIVNITVSMAVFMAILGLSVSTGAGRFDISAANEETLADDVILEGGQISTDSDATPESQNEVADDGIKAEKRLPQGFSVTGFDDIKTMYALEDALTNIQNRINEKNFILEFNGEKVEASYAEIGTNIENKDAILEEAQKYTSGNMIDRFAKSSVLLETPESITPNISFDEDALNAFLERANSTNPNAPANATIKRVNDAFEITPEHDGYAIDNESTVAKLKEAVLKDGEETIVAELTKHTATVKAEDLKDIKDVLGTFTTNYSSSSSERATNIAVGTEKMDGVLLMPGETLSGYEKMHPFTIKNGYKMAKAYANGLVVDSVGGGACQIATTLYEASLRAEITITERKNHSMIVGYVQPSGDAAIAGDYKDIKVTNNRSTPIYVEAITSGRNVTFTIWGKEDRPSNRSIEFESEVISETAKGKTYIDDPSKPSGYLRKQSDGHRGRVSKLWKVVKEDGVEVSRELVSSDTYMMANDVYIRGTGAAAAPPPAPAETNPEEPTENTAPTDSVPEETTPAPDVSLGPGFNPDITQGQ; encoded by the coding sequence TTGAAGAAAAACATAGTGAATATAACAGTTTCAATGGCTGTTTTTATGGCTATTTTGGGACTTAGTGTAAGCACAGGGGCAGGTAGATTTGATATTAGTGCAGCCAATGAGGAGACGCTTGCTGATGATGTGATTTTGGAAGGTGGGCAAATATCAACGGATAGTGATGCTACACCTGAGAGCCAAAATGAGGTTGCTGATGATGGTATAAAAGCTGAAAAAAGGCTTCCACAGGGATTTAGTGTAACGGGTTTTGATGATATTAAAACAATGTATGCACTTGAAGATGCATTGACAAATATTCAAAATAGAATTAATGAAAAGAATTTTATTTTGGAATTTAATGGAGAAAAAGTAGAAGCAAGCTATGCGGAGATTGGGACAAATATAGAAAATAAAGATGCCATATTAGAGGAGGCACAAAAATATACCTCCGGAAATATGATTGATAGATTTGCAAAGAGTTCGGTTCTCTTAGAAACTCCTGAAAGTATTACTCCAAATATCTCTTTTGATGAGGATGCATTGAATGCATTCTTGGAAAGAGCAAACAGTACCAATCCAAATGCACCGGCAAATGCTACTATAAAAAGAGTAAATGATGCATTTGAGATAACTCCGGAGCATGACGGATATGCTATAGATAATGAATCCACTGTAGCAAAACTTAAAGAAGCAGTTTTAAAGGATGGAGAAGAGACTATAGTTGCAGAGCTTACAAAGCATACAGCTACAGTAAAAGCGGAAGATCTAAAAGATATTAAGGATGTTTTGGGAACTTTTACTACAAATTATTCATCATCATCATCTGAGAGAGCTACAAATATTGCAGTTGGTACGGAAAAGATGGATGGTGTGCTTTTGATGCCGGGAGAAACTTTGTCAGGCTATGAAAAAATGCATCCTTTTACAATCAAAAATGGATATAAAATGGCAAAGGCATATGCAAACGGTTTAGTAGTGGACAGTGTAGGTGGTGGAGCTTGTCAAATTGCTACTACCTTGTATGAGGCGTCATTGAGAGCAGAGATAACGATTACAGAGAGAAAGAATCACTCTATGATAGTTGGTTATGTACAGCCAAGTGGTGATGCTGCGATAGCAGGAGACTATAAGGATATAAAGGTGACAAATAATAGAAGCACACCGATTTATGTGGAGGCTATTACATCAGGAAGAAATGTAACATTCACTATTTGGGGTAAAGAAGACAGACCTTCAAATAGAAGTATTGAATTTGAGTCTGAGGTAATCAGTGAGACTGCTAAGGGTAAAACATATATAGATGATCCTTCAAAGCCTAGCGGCTATTTAAGAAAACAGTCAGATGGACATAGAGGAAGAGTCTCAAAACTTTGGAAAGTTGTCAAGGAAGACGGTGTTGAAGTAAGTAGAGAGCTTGTATCAAGTGATACTTATATGATGGCAAATGATGTATATATAAGGGGAACAGGAGCAGCAGCAGCACCACCACCTGCACCGGCTGAAACAAATCCTGAGGAACCAACAGAGAATACAGCTCCTACAGATTCTGTACCGGAAGAGACAACGCCTGCACCGGATGTAAGTTTGGGACCCGGTTTTAATCCGGATATAACTCAAGGTCAGTAA
- a CDS encoding 3'-5' exonuclease, with product MSISNYITIDLETTGIKLGRDKIIEVGLLKIKDAHIVDTFSCLINPQMHIDEKILELTGIKKSELERANEIHDVIGNIVDFCEDYDLLGHNTIFDYSFIKRDAKRVGIDFEKRGFDTYKLCKKILPADIKKNLTDACCYFGIERKNAHRAFSDAYYTHRLFREILESHNSLDIEPEDMRVKLKKFIPIRKRTKEDLQKLLNCHRIGCKVNIDLLSESEAKRMMDKIKSGSRDFAL from the coding sequence ATGAGTATTTCAAATTATATAACTATTGATCTTGAAACTACAGGTATAAAGCTTGGCAGGGATAAGATAATAGAGGTAGGACTCTTAAAAATAAAAGATGCTCATATAGTAGACACTTTTTCATGTCTAATAAATCCACAAATGCATATAGATGAAAAGATTTTGGAACTTACAGGTATAAAGAAAAGTGAACTTGAAAGAGCAAATGAAATACATGATGTGATAGGTAATATAGTGGATTTTTGTGAGGACTACGATTTATTAGGGCATAATACGATTTTTGACTACAGTTTTATAAAAAGAGATGCAAAAAGAGTGGGCATAGATTTTGAAAAAAGAGGTTTTGATACATATAAGCTGTGCAAGAAGATATTGCCTGCAGATATAAAAAAAAATCTAACTGATGCCTGTTGTTACTTTGGTATAGAAAGAAAAAATGCACATAGAGCTTTTAGTGATGCTTATTACACTCATAGACTATTTAGAGAGATTCTGGAAAGTCATAACAGTTTGGATATAGAACCTGAGGATATGAGAGTAAAACTTAAAAAATTCATTCCGATTAGAAAAAGAACTAAAGAGGACTTGCAGAAATTACTAAATTGTCATAGAATTGGTTGCAAGGTAAATATTGACCTGCTTTCAGAATCTGAGGCTAAGAGAATGATGGATAAAATCAAGTCCGGAAGCAGGGATTTTGCTCTATAA
- the nth gene encoding endonuclease III, protein MMNKRLERILAKLDATYGTEKIIYLEYNTPWQLLFATILSAQCTDARVNMVTRDLYKKYDSLEKFADASLSEMEKDIHSIGFYHNKAKNLIACARKLLTDFGGEVPSSLDDLLTLPGVGRKTANVIRGNIFNIPSIVVDTHVKRITKKLGFTESDDPVKIEFELMEILPKDHWIVWNTDLITLGRTICIARREKCDICFLREDCPSAKV, encoded by the coding sequence ATGATGAATAAACGACTTGAGAGAATATTAGCTAAGCTAGATGCAACATATGGTACAGAAAAAATTATATATCTAGAGTATAATACTCCCTGGCAGCTTCTATTTGCCACCATACTTAGTGCACAATGTACAGATGCCAGAGTAAATATGGTGACAAGAGACTTGTATAAAAAGTATGATAGCTTAGAAAAGTTTGCGGATGCAAGCTTGTCTGAAATGGAGAAAGATATACATTCAATAGGATTTTATCACAATAAAGCGAAGAATTTGATCGCCTGTGCCAGAAAGCTTTTAACAGATTTTGGAGGTGAGGTCCCAAGTAGTCTTGATGATCTTTTGACCTTGCCCGGAGTAGGTAGAAAGACAGCGAATGTTATCAGAGGCAATATATTTAATATACCAAGTATAGTGGTAGATACTCATGTTAAGAGAATTACTAAAAAATTGGGCTTTACAGAGAGTGATGACCCTGTAAAGATAGAGTTTGAACTTATGGAGATACTTCCAAAGGATCATTGGATAGTTTGGAATACAGATTTGATAACTCTTGGAAGAACTATATGTATTGCAAGAAGAGAAAAATGTGATATATGCTTTTTAAGAGAGGATTGTCCAAGTGCCAAAGTATGA
- a CDS encoding deoxycytidylate deaminase, with amino-acid sequence MSEKREDYINWDEYFIGVAKLSARRSKDPNTQVGACIVSEDNKILSMGYNGFPRGCSDEEFPWGKELEATDPYNAKYLYSTHSELNAILNYRGGSLEGSKIYVTLFPCNECAKAIIQAGIKTIIYEEDKYADSPSVRASKRMLNAAGVRYYEYQPSGRKIEIMV; translated from the coding sequence ATGAGTGAGAAAAGAGAAGATTATATAAATTGGGATGAATATTTTATAGGTGTGGCAAAGCTTAGTGCAAGAAGATCAAAAGATCCAAACACTCAAGTGGGAGCCTGTATAGTAAGTGAAGATAATAAAATACTTTCTATGGGATATAATGGATTTCCAAGAGGATGTTCGGATGAAGAATTCCCATGGGGCAAGGAGCTGGAAGCTACTGATCCATATAATGCAAAGTATCTTTATTCCACACATAGTGAATTGAATGCCATATTAAATTATAGAGGCGGTTCTTTGGAAGGTAGCAAGATATATGTAACCCTATTCCCATGTAATGAGTGTGCCAAAGCAATAATACAGGCCGGAATAAAAACTATAATATATGAAGAAGACAAATACGCTGATAGCCCTTCGGTAAGAGCTAGTAAAAGAATGCTAAATGCTGCAGGAGTAAGATACTATGAATATCAGCCAAGTGGAAGGAAAATAGAGATAATGGTATGA
- a CDS encoding L-threonylcarbamoyladenylate synthase — MKQEIKETIVKKIEKKDLKELYQDSDIKLAADIIKNGGLVAFPTETVYGLGANALMEEAAKKIYAAKGRPSDNPLIVHISKVEDVWHIAKRIPHIFYELAKKFWPGPMTLVLKKKEIVPDATSGGLDTVAIRLPENNIARSLIEVAGVPVAAPSANTSGRPSPTRASHVFEDMNGRIDMIIDGGAVGIGVESTIVDLTGDIPTLLRPGAITLEMLIEICGEVEVDPAIENLLSNSEAPKAPGMKYKHYAPKADMRLIKGNENDVLDYLRSKIKKADHGIAILTIDEHLKVLHSEGKNNNIKILSLGSIMDMESIAHNLFDVLRQCDELGVSEIISESFDESGIGRAIMNRLKKAAGFNIIDV, encoded by the coding sequence TTGAAGCAGGAGATAAAGGAAACTATTGTAAAAAAAATAGAAAAAAAAGATCTCAAAGAATTATATCAAGACAGTGATATCAAGCTGGCAGCAGATATAATAAAAAATGGAGGTCTTGTGGCTTTTCCTACAGAAACTGTATATGGTCTTGGAGCAAATGCCTTGATGGAGGAAGCTGCGAAAAAGATATATGCTGCAAAGGGTAGACCAAGTGATAATCCTTTGATTGTACATATTTCAAAGGTAGAAGATGTTTGGCATATTGCAAAGAGAATTCCACATATATTTTATGAATTGGCAAAAAAGTTTTGGCCAGGGCCTATGACCTTGGTTTTAAAAAAGAAGGAAATTGTACCGGATGCTACCAGTGGAGGCTTAGATACGGTGGCAATCAGACTGCCTGAGAATAATATAGCAAGATCCTTGATAGAGGTAGCCGGAGTACCTGTAGCAGCACCAAGTGCAAATACTTCAGGTAGACCTTCGCCAACTAGAGCATCTCATGTATTTGAGGATATGAATGGAAGAATAGATATGATAATAGACGGTGGGGCTGTTGGAATAGGTGTAGAGTCTACTATAGTGGATCTGACAGGAGATATTCCAACATTGTTAAGACCGGGTGCGATAACTTTGGAGATGCTTATAGAGATTTGTGGTGAGGTAGAAGTAGACCCGGCTATAGAGAATTTGCTCTCAAATAGTGAGGCACCAAAGGCTCCGGGCATGAAATATAAGCATTATGCACCAAAGGCTGATATGAGACTGATTAAAGGCAATGAGAATGATGTTTTAGATTATTTAAGGTCAAAAATTAAAAAGGCGGATCATGGGATTGCAATACTTACCATAGATGAACATTTGAAGGTTTTGCATTCGGAAGGTAAGAATAATAATATAAAGATTTTGAGTCTTGGAAGTATAATGGATATGGAGAGCATTGCCCATAATCTTTTTGATGTGCTTAGACAATGTGATGAACTTGGAGTTAGTGAAATTATATCAGAGTCGTTTGATGAAAGTGGCATAGGCAGAGCGATAATGAACAGGCTAAAAAAGGCTGCCGGCTTTAATATAATAGATGTTTAG